Within the Blastopirellula marina genome, the region TCGGTCCGCTTGCCGAAACCATCGGTCTGTAGCTGTTCAATCAATGCCGCTTCCGGTCCGCGATCGACCGGCAATAGATGGATCGTTCCTTCTTCGGGATGCATCCACTGCACGTGGGCAAACGGATACCCGAAGACCGCTTCGCGTCCCAGGATAAATACCCGCGTGTCAGTCGCCCGGGCAATCGAGATCGCCTTCTCCAGGCGGCCTTCATTGTCATCGCTGTTGCCACTTTCGTCAGTCACGACAATCAGCGCGATCTTGCGATCGGCGATCTTGGCATAGCGGCGATGCAGCGTCAGCACTTCGGCCACGGCCGAGCTGAACATCTCTTCGCCCGACGGATCGATCGGCACCGCGGCAATCGCCTCGTCCACTTCCTCAGGATCGGCCGTGGGGGCCCTGGTATGCAGCTGGAAACCTTGCCCGAAACTCGCCACGCCGGTGGTCAACGCATCCCCTTTGGCATGTTCGCTGAGTCCCACTTCCGCGTAGATACGATGAATTCGCTGACGAATCTTCGCCTGGTCATCCTTCATGCTTTCCGACTGATCGAACAGCCAGACGACCAGAACCTTGTTCTTGGAGAGCATCCAGATCAACTCTTGCGAGATCTGATCCATCGCTTCCTGGTAGTCACCAACGACGGCCTGCACCGAGCCGACCGTCCCAACCGGCATGTCTTCGATGAGCGAATCGACATCCTTGGTCAGAAAGGCCTCGGCTTGCAGCGCCACCAGGGGGGCGTTGGCGAACTCAGTCGGTGGCAATTCCAGTTGAGGTGCTTTGAGCGATGCCTCGACCATTCCTTCCATCCCTTGCTCGGGGGTGGTCAGATTGGCAAGGGTCATTTCCTTGGCGATCTTCTCTGACTCGTCAAGCTCGATCTCCAGCGGACGCTCGCGGTCTTCCACCTCAGGCTCGACCATCACCAGTTCAATCTGCTTGGTCGGCGGATCGATGATCGTGAACATGGCCAACAGCATGACCAGCGAGAAATGAAAAATCAGCGACACCAGAAACGAAGCCGAGTTTTGGATCGTTTCAAAGCGAAGCCACCCCGAGGAACTTTCGTGATGTGCTGGCTCTGCTAGCGCACCTTCTCCGTCAGGCAACTTTGGCGAAGACCAGTCGGCGGTAGGGGCAGGTCGGTGCATGCTCACCGGTTGGCAAGGAAGGAGAAGTGATCGTTAACACCTT harbors:
- a CDS encoding vWA domain-containing protein, with the translated sequence MHRPAPTADWSSPKLPDGEGALAEPAHHESSSGWLRFETIQNSASFLVSLIFHFSLVMLLAMFTIIDPPTKQIELVMVEPEVEDRERPLEIELDESEKIAKEMTLANLTTPEQGMEGMVEASLKAPQLELPPTEFANAPLVALQAEAFLTKDVDSLIEDMPVGTVGSVQAVVGDYQEAMDQISQELIWMLSKNKVLVVWLFDQSESMKDDQAKIRQRIHRIYAEVGLSEHAKGDALTTGVASFGQGFQLHTRAPTADPEEVDEAIAAVPIDPSGEEMFSSAVAEVLTLHRRYAKIADRKIALIVVTDESGNSDDNEGRLEKAISIARATDTRVFILGREAVFGYPFAHVQWMHPEEGTIHLLPVDRGPEAALIEQLQTDGFGKRTDALTSGFGPFEQVRMAKETGGIFFMLPGEEANINNAIDRRYEPKTMDMYRPNLSSRMEQVGEVKNDPLKTLVTKIIYDLNPYQESVADVIEIQQVFSGDLQRFRQQVRQQQAKMITYITYLDRAIEAAENNRNLRDDSTSLRWNANYDLLYGQLLAYRARAFEYGAYLTKFADNPPAPPQMPAYMEFRGWRLATTDELSAPDKTEADISLSRDVLQFVMQEHAGTPWSTRASWEIKRGFGVKLEPIFFDTRRINRPRPGPPGGPPRMPVQIPKL